A section of the Falco biarmicus isolate bFalBia1 chromosome 3, bFalBia1.pri, whole genome shotgun sequence genome encodes:
- the LOC130146012 gene encoding kelch-like protein 31 — protein sequence MAPKKKTPKKPKVDKEDASITPVMVEDSLLDVEHLNHLNGLYDSGSNGFHCTATEVEAPDHGASLLEGMNQMRQKQFLCDLTIATKTKSFEVHKLVLASCSEYFHRLLQRDPQLRQVELHDISPLGLTTIITYAYTGKLSLSLYTIGSTIAAATQLQVPTLLNMCSDFLIREMAVENCVYIANISATYSLNQVKDATRKFIRENFLEFSKTDQFMKLPFDQINELLMDDGLQIPSEVAAFQIAVKWLEFDPKRVRYAADLLSNIRFGTISAPDLVNHVQPVPRMMQDPQCHKLLVDAMNYHLLPHQQNSLQSRRTRIRGGQRVLVTVGGRPALTEKALSRDISYRDAEGNWNKLTEMPAKSFNQCVVVMDGFIYIAGGEDQNDARNQAKHAVSSLNRYDPRFNTWLHLASMQHRRTHFSLNACEGLLYAVGGRNAEGALASVECYVPTTNSWQSKASLETPRCCHATTVIDGKLLVTGGYISHAYSRTVCCYEPSSDTWREQARLSTPRGWHCAATVANRAYVLGGSQLGPQGERVDVMSVECYSPLTGQWSYMAPLPTGVSTAGVALLEGRLCLVGGWNESGKRYQKCVQCYNPDLNEWVEDEDLPEATVGVSCCTITLPRPLSSRSRASSVASAAAST from the exons CTTTTGGAGGGGATGAACCAGATGCGCCAGAAGCAGTTCCTCTGCGATCTCACCATTGCCACGAAAACAAAGTCTTTTGAGGTGCATAAGCTCGTCCTGGCTTCCTGCAGCGAGTACTTCCACCGCCTGCTGCAGAGGGACCCTCAGCTGCGCCAGGTGGAGCTCCACGACATCTCACCACTGGGCCTGACCACCATCATCACCTATGCCTACACGGGGAAGCTGAGCCTCTCACTGTACACCATCGGCAGCACCATCGCTGCGGCCACCCAGCTGCAGGTGCCAACACTGCTGAACATGTGCAGTGACTTCCTCATTCGGGAGATGGCTGTGGAGAACTGCGTGTACATCGCCAACATCTCAGCCACCTACAGCCTCAACCAGGTGAAAGACGCCACACGGAAATTCATCCGGGAAAACTTCCTGGAGTTCTCCAAGACTGACCAGTTCATGAAACTCCCCTTCGATCAGATCAATGAGTTGCTGATGGATGATGGCCTGCAGATACCCAGTGAGGTTGCAGCTTTCCAGATCGCTGTCAAGTGGCTGGAGTTTGACCCGAAACGGGTCCGCTATGCTGCTGACCTCCTGAGCAACATTCGATTTGGCACAATCTCAGCTCCGGACTTGGTCAACCATGTGCAACCTGTGCCACGCATGATGCAAGATCCACAATGCCACAAGCTCCTTGTGGATGCTATGAATTACCACCTGCTCCCTCACCAGCAAAACAGCCTTCAGTCTCGGAGAACCAGGATACGGGGAGGCCAGAGAGTGCTTGTCACAGTTGGGGGTCGTCCAGCTTTGACCGAGAAGGCTCTTAGCAGGGACATCAGCTACAGGGATGCAGAGGGAAACTGGAACAAGCTGACAGAGATGCCAGCAAAAAGTTTTAACCAGTGCGTTGTGGTGATGGATGGATTCATCTACATTGCGGGTGGTGAAGACCAAAACGATGCCAGGAACCAGGCCAAGCATGCCGTCAGCAGCCTGAACAG GTACGACCCCCGCTTCAACACCTGGCTGCACCTGGCCAGCATGCAGCACAGGAGGACGCACTTCAGCCTGAACGCCTGCGAAGGGCTCCTCTACGCTGTCGGAGGGCGCAACGCCGAGGGCGCTTTGGCATCTGTCGAGTGCTATGTCCCCACCACCAACAGCTGGCAGAGCAAGGCGAGCCTAGAGACACCCCGCTGCTGCCACGCCACCACTGTCATTGATGGCAAGCTCCTGGTCACCGGTGGCTACATCAGCCATGCCTATTCTCGCACAGTGTGCTGCTACGAGCCCAGCAGTGACACCTGGAGAGAGCAGGCAAggctcagcacccccagggGCTGGCACTGCGCAGCCACCGTGGCCAACCGAGCGTACGTGCTGGGTGGGAGCCAGCTGGGTCCCCAGGGCGAGCGGGTGGACGTGATGTCCGTGGAGTGCTACAGCCCACTCACGGGGCAGTGGAGTTACATGGCACCCCTGCCCACGGGGGTCAGCACAGCTGGGGTGGCTTTGTTGGAGGGGCGCTTATGCCTGGTGGGTGGCTGGAACGAGAGTGGGAAGAGGTATCAGAAATGCGTGCAGTGCTACAATCCTGACCTCAATGAGTGGGTTGAGGACGAGGACCTCCCTGAGGCCACCGTGGGTGTCTCATGCTGCACCATCACCCTCCCACGCCCCCTGAGCTCCAGGTCCCGGGCCAGCTCTGtggcctcagcagcagccagcacataA